The sequence below is a genomic window from Streptomyces sp. V1I1.
GTCCGGTCCAGCGTGACGTACAGCCGGTCGTCGAGCTCTGGGTCCTCCTCGCGTTCGACGGACAGCTCCACGGCCTCGATGTCCGTGATCCGGCGGCCGCCGTCGATGCGTATGTTCTCAGGGCACAGGCCGTGGGGCGCCTTGCCCAGGAAGGTGACGGTGAGGGTCAGCCCGTCGTCACCGACCTCGACCGCGTCCACACCGCCGAGCTGCGCCGCCCGTACCTTCGTGCGCCTGCCGTCCGTACGGCAGACCAACTCCTTGCTCGTACCGCTCATGCCGGGCCGCTCCCCTCGAACACCTCGTCGCGCCGGCTCGCGGTGGAGCGCACCACGTAGCGCAGATACACCCGGACCACGTTCTCCTCGCTCACCACGTCCAGGGCTTCCACCTCGATCAGTTCGCCCAGCCAGCGCTGCAACGAGGCCTGCACCGAAAGCTCCAGCGCGGAGGCCAGCTCGGGGCTGTTGGGCGTGAAGACCAGATCGAGGAGCCCGCAGCCGAAGTCGGGGCGCATCACGCGCTCGCCGGGGCTGGTGAAGAGCAACTGCTCGATCAGATCCCGCACATGCTCGTCGTACGCCGCGTGGGCGGTGCGTCCCCGCCGGTCGGTGCGGAAGGGAAAGGCGATGTCGCTCCTCGTCCTCGTCGTCCTCATCGGGAGGTCACCCCCCGTGTCGACGACGAGGCGACGACCGCCGGGCC
It includes:
- a CDS encoding GPW/gp25 family protein, with protein sequence MRTTRTRSDIAFPFRTDRRGRTAHAAYDEHVRDLIEQLLFTSPGERVMRPDFGCGLLDLVFTPNSPELASALELSVQASLQRWLGELIEVEALDVVSEENVVRVYLRYVVRSTASRRDEVFEGSGPA